In Nitrospirota bacterium, the following are encoded in one genomic region:
- the merF gene encoding mercury resistance system transport protein MerF — translation MHTVTGDRSHGAAHAASTERTRADRLVKVGMIGSVVAAVCCVTPLLVIGLTAVGLGAMAGGLDAVLVPSLLVCVAVLAYGLYLRRKVRAVCCGREASPEEVSHERAERH, via the coding sequence GTGCATACCGTGACGGGGGATCGTTCACATGGCGCCGCGCACGCCGCGAGCACGGAGAGGACGCGGGCCGATCGCCTGGTCAAGGTCGGGATGATCGGGTCGGTCGTCGCAGCGGTCTGCTGCGTCACGCCGCTGCTGGTGATCGGGCTCACCGCGGTCGGGCTGGGCGCCATGGCCGGTGGTCTCGACGCGGTGCTCGTTCCCTCGTTGCTGGTCTGCGTGGCTGTGCTGGCCTACGGCCTGTATCTCCGGCGTAAAGTACGGGCGGTGTGTTGTGGCCGCGAGGCGTCCCCCGAGGAGGTCAGCCATGAACGGGCAGAGCGACACTGA
- a CDS encoding MerR family transcriptional regulator, with translation MKPSTIGWLAREAGVRVDTIRYYERRGLILPPSRRDSGYREYTDEDLARVRFIRRAKDLGFSLVEIAELLNLKVDKRKTCADVKREAERKIAQIDQRLVELKRMRDALRNLAAACRGQGPTSECPILDVVDQRPIDQDKKSWGRTRPQRGRTTLRASRGVGAGTCADAAPRKRRREDDMSTQRTVEVFSAGCAVCDETVIMVQRLACPWCAVEIVSTRDSAGADRARRYGVTRVPAVAVDGRLLACCAEGGPTEAALREAGIGRPTR, from the coding sequence ATGAAACCTTCGACCATTGGGTGGCTCGCCAGAGAGGCGGGCGTTCGGGTGGATACGATTCGCTATTACGAGCGCCGGGGCTTGATCCTGCCGCCGTCTCGGCGCGACTCGGGCTATCGGGAGTATACCGACGAGGACCTCGCGCGCGTGCGCTTCATCCGGCGGGCCAAAGACCTGGGGTTTTCGCTGGTCGAAATCGCGGAATTGTTGAACCTGAAAGTCGACAAGCGGAAGACCTGCGCGGACGTCAAGCGCGAGGCCGAACGCAAGATCGCCCAGATCGATCAACGCCTTGTCGAACTCAAGCGAATGCGCGACGCGTTGAGAAACTTGGCGGCGGCTTGTCGGGGGCAAGGTCCCACCAGCGAGTGTCCGATCCTCGACGTGGTCGACCAAAGACCTATTGATCAGGACAAGAAGAGTTGGGGAAGGACACGACCACAGAGAGGCAGAACTACGTTAAGGGCGTCTCGCGGCGTCGGCGCTGGAACGTGTGCCGATGCTGCGCCACGCAAACGAAGAAGGGAGGATGACATGTCCACACAACGAACAGTGGAAGTGTTCAGCGCGGGGTGCGCGGTCTGTGACGAAACGGTCATTATGGTCCAGCGTCTTGCGTGTCCGTGGTGCGCCGTCGAGATCGTCTCGACGCGCGATTCGGCCGGTGCGGACCGCGCGCGCCGGTACGGGGTCACGCGCGTGCCCGCAGTGGCGGTGGACGGCCGCCTGCTCGCGTGCTGTGCAGAGGGCGGTCCCACGGAGGCGGCGCTGCGAGAGGCGGGCATCGGCCGGCCCACTCGCTGA
- a CDS encoding DUF3179 domain-containing protein yields the protein MVSTIGARGPVMNGFDLTMRSVPLDQIVSGGPPRDGIPALTDPAFVPASSAALLRHPCGDKPVDENPPGLSPGGFCGFLQDDDRVIGIQLNEQAKAYPIKILNWHEVVNDRVGGAPVVVTYCPLCGTGMVFDALIHDRRALFGVSGLLYQSDVLLYDRDTESLWSQLRQEAMTGPRIGTRLTLLPALHTTWGAWRTTHSATLVLSTDTGHARDYETDPYRGYASTPRLFFDVAARDSRLPPKAWVLGVKRGGQAKAYPFSVLETQRTPVRDRLGDQPITVHFDPKTRTAHATDPNDRPIPSVAAFWFAWYAFHPDTAIYRPAPE from the coding sequence ATGGTCTCGACGATTGGCGCTCGCGGCCCGGTGATGAACGGGTTCGACTTGACCATGCGAAGCGTGCCCTTGGATCAGATCGTATCGGGCGGTCCGCCGCGTGACGGGATTCCCGCGCTCACCGACCCCGCGTTTGTTCCGGCGTCGTCCGCCGCGTTGCTGCGCCACCCGTGCGGCGACAAGCCCGTTGACGAGAACCCGCCAGGGCTCAGCCCCGGCGGGTTCTGCGGGTTCCTTCAGGACGATGATCGGGTGATCGGAATCCAGCTCAACGAGCAAGCCAAGGCGTATCCCATAAAGATCCTTAATTGGCACGAGGTGGTCAACGATCGCGTGGGCGGCGCGCCGGTGGTCGTGACCTATTGCCCGCTGTGCGGGACCGGAATGGTGTTCGACGCGCTCATCCACGACCGGCGCGCGTTGTTCGGCGTGTCCGGACTGCTCTACCAGAGCGACGTCCTCCTGTACGACCGCGACACCGAGAGTCTCTGGTCCCAGCTTCGGCAGGAGGCCATGACCGGTCCCAGGATCGGCACCAGGTTGACCCTGCTTCCGGCGCTCCATACGACCTGGGGAGCGTGGCGCACCACGCATTCCGCGACGCTCGTGCTCTCCACGGATACCGGCCACGCCCGCGACTACGAGACCGATCCCTACCGCGGGTACGCGTCGACCCCGCGTCTCTTCTTCGACGTCGCGGCGCGCGATTCCCGCCTGCCTCCGAAAGCCTGGGTCCTGGGCGTCAAACGCGGGGGCCAAGCCAAGGCCTATCCCTTCTCGGTGCTTGAGACCCAGCGCACGCCCGTCCGCGATCGGCTCGGGGATCAGCCGATCACGGTTCACTTTGACCCAAAGACCCGTACAGCCCACGCCACTGATCCGAACGACCGGCCGATTCCGTCTGTGGCGGCCTTCTGGTTTGCCTGGTACGCGTTTCATCCGGACACGGCCATTTACCGGCCGGCACCCGAGTAA
- a CDS encoding Crp/Fnr family transcriptional regulator, whose amino-acid sequence MTVRVLESKLWYLQRVNLFQEMTAAEMRELERTTKMESVKKRSALFLPGEPSRYVYLLKTGRVKISRVSEDGREVTLALLKPGEIFGEVEVLDESPRDTIAEALDDSAICLIPREQFLALVRHKPELSFRLTKLIGSRLRKIETRVEDLVFLDVPSRLAHLLVQLAEEHGRTTDRGIRIEIKITHQEIANLIGSIRETVSAVLGDFKKAGLIDFEDRSITLLRPEVLKRRSGTPSSLAARDSR is encoded by the coding sequence ATGACCGTTCGCGTGCTCGAAAGCAAGCTGTGGTACCTCCAGCGCGTCAATCTGTTTCAAGAGATGACCGCCGCGGAGATGCGCGAGCTTGAGCGCACCACCAAGATGGAGTCCGTCAAAAAGCGATCGGCACTGTTTCTGCCGGGAGAGCCGAGTCGGTACGTCTATCTGCTGAAGACGGGCCGCGTCAAGATCTCCCGCGTCTCCGAAGATGGGCGAGAGGTCACGCTGGCCCTGCTGAAACCCGGCGAGATTTTCGGTGAGGTGGAAGTCCTCGACGAGTCGCCGCGAGACACGATCGCCGAAGCGCTCGACGACAGCGCGATCTGTCTCATTCCGCGGGAGCAGTTCTTGGCCTTGGTCCGGCACAAACCGGAACTCTCGTTTCGGCTGACCAAGTTGATCGGCTCGCGGCTCCGGAAGATCGAGACCCGCGTCGAAGATTTGGTGTTTCTGGACGTCCCCTCCCGGTTGGCGCATCTCTTGGTCCAACTCGCGGAAGAGCACGGCCGGACGACCGACCGAGGTATCCGCATCGAGATCAAAATCACGCACCAGGAGATCGCCAACCTCATCGGCTCGATCCGAGAAACCGTGAGCGCAGTGCTGGGCGATTTCAAGAAAGCGGGGCTGATCGATTTCGAAGACCGCTCGATCACTCTGCTCCGTCCGGAGGTGCTCAAGCGACGGAGCGGCACGCCCTCGTCTCTCGCCGCCAGAGACAGCCGGTAA
- a CDS encoding outer membrane lipoprotein-sorting protein, protein MASVKQFIPAAMISALAVALPSEAAELLVEDVVRNVTVQDNAIRDETAQVVIHRDDGRGGDQRSAYRLYWKNLQGEKGALGKMLLITLSPLDKRGEGFLLWQMERATDSQAWLYLPDLRQVRRVTISGHEQHQHDRDQRSDLGLGFEQLGTRLAGVRGELVGREVLGGVEHLVVETRSVMSPDPLPLRRFWISSADWTIARIEYRDLAGRLARTQRIDWARLGQAWVWTRTEIQQADSPAKTIVELRDIAVNTNLADRLFTVETLKSGRTP, encoded by the coding sequence ATGGCCAGCGTCAAGCAATTCATCCCGGCGGCGATGATCTCTGCGCTCGCCGTTGCGCTCCCCTCCGAGGCCGCCGAGCTGCTCGTCGAAGACGTGGTTCGCAATGTGACCGTGCAGGACAATGCGATCCGTGACGAGACCGCGCAGGTTGTGATCCATCGGGATGACGGCCGAGGGGGCGACCAGCGGAGCGCGTACCGTCTCTATTGGAAAAATCTCCAGGGCGAGAAGGGCGCGCTTGGCAAAATGCTCCTGATCACGCTTTCGCCGTTGGACAAACGCGGCGAGGGGTTTCTCCTGTGGCAGATGGAGCGCGCGACCGACTCTCAGGCCTGGCTCTACTTACCAGATCTACGACAGGTCCGCCGCGTGACGATCTCGGGACACGAGCAGCACCAACACGATCGCGACCAGCGCTCCGACCTGGGGCTCGGATTCGAGCAGCTCGGAACGCGCTTGGCCGGCGTGCGCGGGGAGCTGGTGGGGCGCGAGGTGCTCGGCGGAGTCGAGCATCTGGTTGTCGAGACCAGATCCGTGATGAGCCCCGACCCGCTCCCCTTGCGTCGCTTCTGGATCTCGTCGGCCGACTGGACGATCGCCCGGATCGAATATCGCGACCTTGCCGGACGCCTGGCGCGCACCCAACGGATCGACTGGGCGCGCCTCGGCCAAGCGTGGGTGTGGACGCGCACAGAAATCCAGCAGGCGGATTCGCCCGCCAAGACGATCGTCGAACTGCGCGATATCGCGGTCAACACCAACCTCGCGGACCGTCTCTTCACAGTCGAGACCCTCAAGTCGGGAAGGACTCCGTAG
- a CDS encoding IS1380 family transposase, with protein sequence MRADDSTQRVLFPALADRPVIAQFDAAHSSSDGGAILLKAVDQRLGLTSRLAACLPDVREPGKVVHPLVDLVRQRVFGLACGYADANDAARLVDDPVHKLLLDRDPVTGDGLASQPTLSRFENAVGPKALLRLGTALAEGVLAYHERRLKGRARQITIDLDPTDDPTHGAQQLALFNGHYGSTCYLPLVGFLRFDDEPEQYLFAAVLRPGTASREGISGLLVRTIARLRGAFPTARLLVRLDGGLGSPELLERLEAVGVEYVIGLPSNAVLERRAEKALRKARRRARETGQTATGYTECRYAAKSWARRRRVVIKAEVVAHPGRALKDNPRFVVTNRAERAQVVYEQRYCYRGEIENRIKELHHGLELDRTSCSRFWANQFRVLLTAAAYVVLQELRRSAARTACARAQVTTLREWLLKLGARVVVSVRRIVLHLPASAPFREAWSQVALAVGARAG encoded by the coding sequence ATGCGAGCGGATGATAGCACACAGCGTGTCCTGTTCCCAGCCCTGGCGGATCGGCCGGTGATCGCCCAGTTCGACGCGGCGCACAGCAGTTCGGACGGCGGGGCGATCTTGCTGAAAGCGGTCGATCAGCGCCTGGGGCTGACCTCCCGCTTGGCGGCGTGCCTGCCCGATGTGCGCGAGCCCGGCAAGGTGGTGCACCCGCTGGTGGACTTGGTCCGGCAGCGCGTCTTCGGCCTGGCCTGCGGCTACGCCGATGCGAACGACGCGGCGCGGTTGGTGGACGACCCCGTGCACAAGCTGCTGCTGGATCGCGATCCGGTGACCGGCGACGGCCTGGCCTCGCAGCCCACGCTCTCGCGCTTTGAGAACGCGGTCGGTCCCAAAGCCCTGCTGCGGTTGGGGACCGCGCTGGCCGAGGGCGTGCTCGCCTACCACGAGCGGCGGCTCAAGGGCCGCGCCCGGCAGATCACGATCGACTTGGACCCGACGGACGATCCCACACACGGGGCGCAGCAGCTGGCGCTGTTCAACGGCCACTACGGGAGCACGTGCTACCTGCCGCTGGTGGGGTTTCTGCGCTTCGACGACGAGCCCGAGCAGTATCTGTTCGCCGCCGTGTTGCGGCCGGGCACGGCCTCGCGGGAGGGGATCAGCGGGCTGCTGGTCCGCACAATCGCGCGGCTGCGCGGGGCGTTTCCCACGGCTCGCCTGCTGGTGCGGCTCGATGGCGGGTTGGGCAGCCCTGAACTGCTGGAGCGCTTGGAGGCCGTGGGCGTGGAGTACGTCATCGGGCTGCCGAGCAACGCCGTCCTGGAACGGCGGGCGGAGAAAGCCCTGCGCAAGGCCCGACGCCGGGCGCGCGAGACGGGGCAGACGGCCACGGGGTATACCGAGTGTCGCTATGCGGCGAAGAGCTGGGCCCGGCGGCGCCGGGTGGTGATCAAAGCCGAGGTGGTGGCGCATCCCGGCCGGGCGCTCAAGGACAACCCGCGGTTCGTGGTCACCAACCGGGCCGAGCGGGCGCAGGTGGTCTACGAGCAGCGGTACTGTTACCGGGGCGAAATTGAAAATCGGATCAAAGAATTGCACCACGGGCTGGAACTGGATCGGACCAGTTGCTCGCGCTTCTGGGCCAACCAGTTCCGCGTGCTGCTGACCGCCGCGGCGTATGTCGTGCTGCAAGAACTGCGACGGTCTGCGGCGCGAACGGCCTGTGCCCGGGCGCAAGTCACCACCCTGCGCGAGTGGCTGCTCAAGCTGGGGGCGCGCGTCGTCGTGTCGGTGCGCCGCATCGTGCTGCACCTGCCCGCCTCGGCGCCCTTTCGTGAGGCGTGGTCCCAGGTCGCCCTGGCCGTCGGCGCGCGGGCGGGCTAG
- a CDS encoding sigma-70 family RNA polymerase sigma factor: MSLSSETVQEADRSLESSLRPVGADASTNERQLLAALRGGEEAAFASLVDSYHAVLLRLAKGFVRSHEVAEEVVQETWVGVLEGLDRFEGRSSLKTWIFRILINRAKTRGVRESRSVPFSSLGSSDEDPHEPAVDPARFQTTGPWVDHWASPPNSWDEGTPERLLLSKEAGEYLVKAIEALPPNQRQIILLRDVEGLDAKETCSLLEIGETNQRVLLHRARSKVRRALEQYLDGGRDKCDQTATPQPRRHSALGERVLRGTHPALAVAPDARWGDWRDRPRGSERLLSVEQV, translated from the coding sequence ATGTCGCTGTCGAGCGAGACGGTTCAGGAAGCCGACCGATCCCTGGAATCGAGTCTTAGGCCCGTGGGAGCTGACGCATCGACAAATGAACGACAACTCCTGGCAGCGCTGCGAGGAGGCGAAGAAGCCGCGTTCGCCTCCTTGGTAGACAGTTATCATGCCGTGCTGCTTCGTCTGGCGAAGGGTTTCGTTCGAAGCCACGAGGTCGCTGAAGAAGTCGTCCAGGAAACCTGGGTAGGGGTGTTGGAGGGACTGGATCGGTTCGAGGGCCGTTCCTCGCTCAAGACCTGGATCTTCCGGATCCTAATCAACCGGGCCAAGACCAGGGGAGTCCGCGAGAGTCGCAGTGTGCCATTTTCATCCCTCGGGAGTTCTGATGAGGATCCTCATGAGCCCGCTGTGGATCCGGCAAGATTTCAGACAACGGGTCCCTGGGTGGATCACTGGGCCTCACCGCCCAACTCTTGGGATGAAGGTACGCCAGAGCGACTCCTCTTATCGAAAGAAGCGGGTGAATATCTCGTGAAAGCCATCGAAGCCCTTCCACCAAACCAGAGGCAGATCATCCTGTTACGAGACGTCGAGGGCTTGGACGCAAAAGAGACCTGTAGCCTGCTTGAGATCGGCGAGACGAATCAGCGGGTGCTGCTTCACCGGGCGAGGTCGAAGGTCCGACGGGCACTCGAGCAATATCTCGATGGTGGAAGGGATAAGTGTGACCAGACGGCAACCCCACAACCTCGTCGCCACTCAGCTCTCGGGGAGCGTGTTCTGCGGGGGACCCATCCCGCTTTGGCGGTGGCTCCGGATGCGCGGTGGGGGGACTGGCGCGATCGACCACGGGGCTCCGAGCGCCTATTGTCCGTAGAGCAAGTCTGA